The following coding sequences are from one Ornithodoros turicata isolate Travis chromosome 1, ASM3712646v1, whole genome shotgun sequence window:
- the LOC135377378 gene encoding uncharacterized protein K02A2.6-like → MTAAGGSPSHWVGLSLRPPDNFDFENTGSWTTWLSLFEDYAFASGLSNAPGDIQVRSLLYCMGPEARPLLSTFRIDDATNYSRVVEAFTAHFVHPVNEVYESAQFHRRVQQLGETVDSYYAELCKLCKRCNYASVEVEERLIRDRFIVGLRDARLANQLCRNAKLSLKEAWIQARQAEDADKQRNTLCGCATEPVPVVIDAARSGHPRKNPRDRGPGNRPVRSQRPKGSNGSNCDYCGRAPHARSECPARNSLCNFCRKKGHFADVCRSRRRRNKMDALQLHAIKSSAQAKFAEVTVNDYTEVFKIDSGAEVTAVSETFPGLPRTLDKVDNVLSGPGQQPLQVLGSFAAMLLWRGRSTQQRLYVVKSLSVPLLGLPAIQALGVIKFVDKVSSQPRTTLFDGLGTLSTEYKIHLKPDAVPFSLSVPRRIPIPLREVIRTELEKLQQEGVIRKVDSPTEWCSGLVVVPKATGGHRLCVDLTKLNQVVMRERHDLPTVDQVLGLLGDSTVFSKLDAASGFYQVKLAEESQELTTFITPFGRYCFRRMPFGITSAPEFFQKQMSRILEGLEGTVCMMDDILVFGRTAEEHDFRLQEVLTRLSRAGITLNKQKCHFRQNKVSFLGVQVSAQGICPDPKKLKAVKEMLPPRDVAGVRRLLGMVNHLGRFLPNLAEETTPIRALLGKNTAWTWSNEQDSAFAKLKEMMMSERCMAKYHPAYPTIVSADASLFGLGAVLLQEQPSGERRPVAFASRSMTITEQRYSQTEKEALAVVWAIQRFDEYLRGLVFNIETDHLPLVSLFTKMDLDSVPPRIQRLRIKVMRYQFGMQHIPGKLLATADTLSRVPIRSTESSIDVIEIFAAEALQYASEQALVKLEDIIHAQTMDPECSMLRAFCQRGFPPKSKMPPHLAKFPSEDLSLCKGVLVKGSRIVVPSSLRAAILRLLHEGHQGVNRSKARAREAVWWPKINRDIMEFVARCQRCASYRVNPVEPLCSSTLPNHPWEMLGTDLFFLKGHTFLLMVDYYSRYPEVVTLNSTTAKAVIQVMKSIFARHGIPKILRSDNGPPFQSKEFSSFMSSYGVQHVTSSPNFPQSNGEVERMVRTVKNLLRKAEDPYMALLVYWDTPGVMDFSPAQLLMGRRLGTTLPRADERLRPAYVPRAKIIARDAKYRKRQSTNFNRRHRTAELPKLIVGDRVWVGPEKAPATILSPAQRPRSYIVETDQGVILQRNRQHLVKHPPEQVPREEEEDGTSDPTTSPCRRHQPVQCASGTRDPTSSPRGYDQPVQRATGTSGTIGSSGTSAQERSTDAGQDPTVFGSSDQILRTRYGRRIVRPKRLDW, encoded by the coding sequence ATGACGGCGGCAGGCGGCAGCCCGTCACACTGGGTAGGGCTTTCACTTCGCCCGCCAGACAATTTCGACTTTGAAAACACCGGTTCGTGGACTACGTGGCTAAGCCTATTTGAAGACTACGCATTTGCTTCTGGTCTAAGCAATGCCCCAGGAGACATTCAGGTTCGGTCTCTTCTTTACTGCATGGGACCGGAAGCTCGTCCGCTTCTTTCTACATTTCGCATCGACGACGCCACCAACTACAGTAGAGTGGTAGAGGCTTTTACGGCACACTTCGTGCATCCCGTCAACGAGGTCTACGAATCTGCGCAGTTTCATAGAAGGGTGCAACAGCTGGGAGAGACTGTTGACAGTTACTACGCCGAACTCTGTAAGTTGTGCAAGAGGTGTAATTATGCATCAGTCGAAGTCGAAGAACGGCTCATTCGTGATCGCTTCATTGTGGGTCTGCGGGACGCTCGACTCGCCAATCAGTTGTGCAGAAATGCGAAATTAAGCCTCAAGGAAGCGTGGATTCAGGCCAGGCAGGCCGAAGATGCGGATAAACAGCGAAACACTTTATGTGGATGCGCGACAGAGCCAGTCCCAGTCGTCATCGATGCCGCTAGATCAGGACATCCCCGTAAGAATCCACGGGATCGAGGTCCAGGGAATCGTCCTGTTCGGTCGCAGCGACCCAAAGGAAGTAACGGAAGTAACTGCGACTACTGTGGTCGTGCACCGCATGCTCGTTCCGAGTGTCCGGCTCGGAATTCGCTGTGCAATTTCTGCCGAAAAAAAGGACATTTTGCGGATGTGTGTCGCAGTCGGAGGAGGCGCAATAAGATGGATGCACTTCAACTTCATGCAATCAAAAGTTCAGCACAAGCAAAGTTCGCCGAGGTCACGGTAAATGATTACACAGAAGTGTTCAAGATAGACTCAGGGGCCGAGGTTACGGCAGTTTCCGAAACTTTTCCTGGTCTTCCAAGAACGTTGGACAAGGTCGACAACGTCCTATCAGGGCCGGGACAGCAACCGCTACAAGTCCTGGGATCTTTCGCAGCTATGTTACTGTGGAGAGGAAGATCTACCCAACAAAGGCTCTACGTCGTGAAGTCACTTTCTGTACCGTTGCTAGGACTGCCCGCAATACAGGCCTTGGGGGTCATCAAGTTTGTAGACAAAGTATCGTCTCAACCTCGGACAACGTTATTCGATGGGCTCGGAACCCTTTCAACGGAATACAAGATTCATCTCAAGCCGGATGCCGTTCCGTTTTCACTAAGTGTCCCTCGACGGATTCCCATTCCCCTGCGAGAGGTCATCCGTACAGAACTGGAAAAGCTTCAGCAAGAGGGCGTGATTCGTAAAGTGGACAGTCCAACAGAGTGGTGTTCAGGTCTAGTGGTGGTCCCAAAAGCTACGGGAGGACACAGGTTGTGCGTGGACCTCACCAAGCTGAACCAGGTCGTCATGAGAGAACGGCACGATCTACCTACGGTTGACCAAGTTCTAGGTCTACTGGGGGACTCCACGGTCTTCTCTAAGTTGGACGCTGCTTCGGGCTTCTACCAAGTGAAATTGGCAGAAGAGTCTCAAGAACTCACTACCTTTATTACGCCCTTCGGTAGATACTGCTTTCGTCGAATGCCGTTTGGCATTACTTCAGCGCCGGAGTTTTTCCAGAAACAAATGTCAAGAATCCTCGAAGGTCTTGAAGGAACTGTGTGTATGATGGACGATATACTGGTTTTCGGAAGAACGGCAGAAGAACACGACTTTCGCCTGCAAGAGGTCTTGACACGCCTGTCACGAGCAGGGATCACTCTGAACAAACAAAAATGCCACTTTCGTCAGAATAAGGTGTCTTTCCTGGGCGTGCAAGTATCAGCACAAGGCATTTGTCCAGACCCGAAGAAGCTTAAAGCAGTTAAAGAGATGCTACCGCCAAGGGACGTAGCTGGAGTGCGACGCCTGTTAGGCATGGTCAATCATCTCGGACGCTTCCTCCCGAATCTGGCAGAAGAAACAACACCGATTCGAGCTCTCCTCGGGAAGAACACAGCATGGACGTGGTCCAATGAACAAGATTCTGCGTTTGCaaagctcaaggaaatgatgATGTCAGAGAGATGCATGGCAAAGTACCATCCTGCCTATCCAACCATCGTTTCTGCTGATGCAAGTTTGTTTGGCTTGGGGGCAGTCCTTCTTCAGGAGCAGCCATCGGGAGAGCGTCGACCGGTAGCATTTGCATCGAGGTCTATGACCATTACAGAACAACGTTACAGTCAAACAGAGAAAGAAGCTTTGGCTGTGGTCTGGGCAATCCAGCGATTCGACGAGTATTTGCGCGGATTGGTCTTCAACATCGAGACTGATCATTTACCATTGGTGTCCCTCTTCACAAAAATGGACTTGGATTCGGTGCCGCCTCGCATCCAACGTCTCCGTATAAAAGTCATGCGTTATCAGTTTGGAATGCAGCACATCCCAGGAAAGCTTCTGGCAACGGCCGATACATTGTCACGTGTTCCTATCAGAAGTACGGAGTCATCTATTGATGTTATTGAAATTTTTGCTGCAGAAGCCCTGCAGTATGCATCAGAACAAGCTTTGGTAAAGCTAGAAGATATCATTCATGCCCAAACTATGGACCCGGAGTGCAGCATGCTTCGAGCTTTTTGTCAGCGGGGCTTTCCGCCGAAGTCAAAGATGCCGCCTCATTTGGCAAAGTTTCCAAGCGAGGACCTTTCACTCTGCAAAGGCGTCCTAGTGAAGGGATCCCGCATCGTAGTTCCTTCATCGTTACGTGCAGCCATCTTGAGGCTTCTTCACGAGGGACATCAGGGAGTAAACAGAAGTAAGGCCAGAGCTAGAGAAGCAGTTTGGTGGCCCAAAATCAACAGGGACATAATGGAGTTTGTCGCTAGGTGTCAGCGATGTGCCTCTTACCGAGTTAACCCGGTAGAACCGTTGTGTTCATCAACGCTACCAAATCACCCATGGGAAATGCTGGGAACGGACTTATTCTTCTTAAAGGGACATACCTTTTTGCTCATGGTTGACTATTACTCAAGATATCCCGAGGTCGTGACACTCAACAGCACAACGGCTAAGGCCGTCATTCAAGTGATGAAGAGCATCTTCGCCAGACATGGCATCCCAAAGATTCTGCGCTCGGACAACGGACCACCTTTTCAGTCAAAAGAATTCTCCAGTTTCATGTCTTCGTATGGGGTGCAACATGTGACTAGCAGCCCAAATTTCCCTCAGTCAAATGGTGAAGTAGAGCGAATGGTTCGTACTGTCAAGAACTTACTTCGCAAAGCGGAAGATCCGTACATGGCTTTGTTAGTCTACTGGGACACACCTGGAGTCATGGATTTCAGTCCAGCACAGTTACTGATGGGCCGAAGGCTTGGCACGACGTTACCAAGAGCGGATGAAAGGTTGAGACCAGCTTACGTTCCACGGGCTAAGATTATTGCAAGAGATGCTAAGTACCGTAAACGCCAGTCAACGAACTTTAACCGCCGACATCGAACGGCTGAACTACCAAAGTTGATAGTAGGAGACAGAGTGTGGGTGGGACCCGAAAAAGCACCCGCCACCATACTGAGCCCAGCACAACGGCCCAGGTCGTACATTGTAGAGACAGATCAAGGAGTCATTTTGCAGCGCAATCGCCAGCACCTCGTAAAACATCCCCCGGAACAGGTTCCAcgggaagaagaggaagacggTACAAGTGATCCTACGACAAGTCCTTGCAGACGCCACCAGCCGGTCCAGTGTGCGAGCGGTACAAGAGACCCCACCAGTAGTCCCCGCGGATACGACCAACCGGTTCAGAGGGCAACGGGTACAAGCGGTACCATTGGTTCAAGTGGAACAAGCGCCCAAGAACGATCTACAGACGCAGGACAGGATCCTACTGTGTTCGGGAGTAGTGACCAGATTTTACGGACCCGATATGGGCGACGAATTGTAAGGCCCAAGAGACTAGACTGGTGA